From Pseudochaenichthys georgianus chromosome 11, fPseGeo1.2, whole genome shotgun sequence, a single genomic window includes:
- the LOC139434805 gene encoding uncharacterized protein yields MTNAEVRKADTTGTAFGYLVHVSNHKTANAFGEAQLYLTVEEFGWMKRWLEIKGTLTCTQSRFLYTEGKNPFRKLAYSLRLAWADVGLHGPINFTDLRTVHADNAKRFQDKGNRQRVSDFMCHNTATADKFYANNPSLKEAADIRLLFTESLQAAAAASTAAAAGNEDTFAGIDIDSDSSGEEHSPAPYQDSLPRHVNAWREKRDQSLAEHSPSDMGEERVPYSAPTSPTVASDQLVNMQCVVVISPLANTLYPV; encoded by the exons atgaccaacgcagaggtccgaaaggcggatacaactggcactgccttcggctacctggttcat gtaagcaaccacaagacggccaacgcgttcggggaagcgcagctgtacctcaccgtagaagaatttggatggatgaagaggtggctggaaatcaagggtacgctgacctgcacccagagccgttttctatacacagaggggaagaacccgttcaggaagcttgcctactccctgaggttggcatgggctgatgtggggctccacggtcccattaacttcaccgacctccgcacagtccacgccgataatgcgaagaggtttcaagacaaaggcaaccgccaaagagtgagtgatttcatgtgtcacaacactgcaactgcggacaaattttacgcgaataatccttctttgaaggaggctgcggacattcggttgctcttcacagagtcactgcaagcagcggcggcggcatcgacagcagcagcagcgggaaatgaagacacttttgcgggtattgacatcgacagtgacagctctggagaggagcacagcccggctccctaccaagactccctaccaagacatgtcAACGCTTGGCGAGagaagagggaccagtcactggccgaacacagcccctcagacatgggtgaagagagggtgccatactctgccccaacttcacccactgttgccagtgatcaacttgtaaatatgcagtgtgttgttgtaatcagtccccttgCAAATACTTTATATCCTgtgtga